Within Rhipicephalus microplus isolate Deutch F79 chromosome 9, USDA_Rmic, whole genome shotgun sequence, the genomic segment gctcggctgctgacctgcagggcgcgggttcgaataccgactgcggcggctgcatttccgatggaggcggaattgttgtgtgcccgtgtattcagatttgggtgcacgttaaagaaccccagggggtctaattttccggaaccctccactacggcgtctctcatattcatatggtggttttgggacgttaaacacgacaaatcaatcaatcatgccaCAGCGTATCTCGCGCGGCGGGCTAACCACACGATGAGTCGTCATTCGAATTACGTAAAGGGGAGCTCGCGCGGGACGCAGGGCAGGCCCCACATTTCCGTCACACTCGGTGCGTTAGTTCATGTTTTCCTGACACCGTGGTCTTGAAATTCGACGACAAATTTCTGAAACCATGCGTGATATTTGCAACTTTTTAAATCAAGGCTCATCATAACTTAGGGCGTAGAACATTTTCACCACATGAATAACCAGCCTAAAGGTGATACTAAAAAGGTAATTCATTTATTTTTCTTAGTTTATCATTCTTGAGTGATCTAAATAGGGGAGAATTACCTCAACGGGCTAGAAATTGACTGTGAAGCGAAGTGCCTACCTAATATAGTTTTTGAAGAAAAATCGGTATTGCCTAAAAACATTTTGTATAATTACGAATGAAACGATTCGTTCAGAACACAATATAAAAATACTGCTATGTTAAAGTAGAAGGCCAAACCTATTGAAAGGGGGAGCGGGTAGCACAGACGCATTGCAGGAGAAAACCCACATGCTATCAAAGGGCGTCTTCGTGGTATGTTAAATTGCCCCTGACGCACTTGTGCTCTCACGCTTTGAAGGTGCCCTATCACTTATCTGTTACAGGATAACAATGAATGTAAATTTCGCTCTCCACCATCATCGCCCTACCTAGTGCAAGTTCGTATAAATGTGTCAAACAGTTGCAAAGCCTTATGTAGGTGACGTCGACCTCATTTGACGTATTGCAGCGAGGTGACCTTGATGAGGAAGGAACACAAGAGACTCAGGCAGGCTGACAAAGCGCTTAGTCTGTTCATCTCCGTTTTTCTTAAGCACCGGTATTTTGTGCGCGTCAGTCGCCATCAAGATGAACCACCCGCAAGCCCTAGTTGAAATTCTTCTAGAGGGGACCTTTCCCAACAGGCACAAGTATTTGGTGCTATTTTGAGCTCTTTGTAATAAATTTAAGTGAGGATTCCGGGTTCATTGCTCAACAGACAGTAAAAGTATTACAAGAACATTGAATTTTGATGTCTTGTGtgagagtgagtgagaatttattagaaggcagagaggtcggcctgagctagttcgctctagcctgctacactacacaggggataagggaagggggaaggaaagaggaatgaagggtgatgatggggacaagaagaggtggtgcgtatgtacagtagccacttatcGTAGTACCCTACAatctagtatctagtccagttCTTTTTATAAAGTAAATACGTATAATATTCTAATTACGTCAGCAGCAGAAAAGCACTTATGCATAGGACGGATGCATCCAGGATGATTGTCTCGCACGGTTGAACGAGATGCGTGCCGCAGTACTGGGTATGAAGCTTTTATTTGTTTATAGATTGTAACCGACGTAGGTTGCAACAGAAAGTCGTACCAAGAGATGCATTCATGTACAGAGGTACTTTGAGATATTATCCTGAAATGCCTGACACCTTGTTATAATGTACAAATATCTAATGTACAAAAGATATAGATGAATTTCGGCAAACTCAGAGCACTGATTGTCATCGCTCTAGATTATTAGGATCATGAAGTACGTGATAAGTAGGACTGACACTGTAGCCTTTCTACTTCGCACGACTCCTGAAGCCCAGAGTTTCCAAAGGACTAAGCTTGTTGCCTGGGTGTTTTTTAGTGTGCTGACCAATACCGCGTGGCAGCCTCACTGCATCTACTTCTGGAGTGAACATTGAGTGAGTGAGAAGGTAATAGAGCTTCGGTGGAAAGTTTTATTGGGCCACTATATAATTGAGTATTGTGATAGCTGAGAAGTGTGTCACTGACGTTTTTGTCATAAGTCTCCCGAAGTAATCCTTTAGCAAAAAGTGTCGTTCATTTTTCAACATATAGAACTCGCTGGCACTTTGAAGTGTAAATTGATTTTCCGAGGCCGGCAAACCAGTGGAATTGCCTTTTGCAGCCGAGATCAATATTGAATTCGACCGAAGAATTTCTCACTCGGAGATCATAATAAACAATTCGTTCTAGAAATGCAAAAAGAATAGAGTTTGTTGGTTAGTGCACAAAGATATTTGGGGCAAAATTATTAAGCACCAAAGAACAAATTTACTATTAGATTTAGAACTGCAAAAAAGGGGAACAGAACCACTGAACATTTCTATATATACCATTTCATGAATTAAAAACTGAACATCAGCTTAGTCGTCGTTATCGGCCACCGTAGTGGCAAACAGCCTATATTAATCATGAAATATAAAACTATGAGGATGATATGATGACAATGGCGGTTATATACTTGGATGAACTTGGTTTTCATGTGCTTTGAAGCAAATACAAGGATAATATTGTTTTTGATTTATTGAATGCTAACAAGTGAAAACTCATTTGATGAACTTCTTGCATAGGTAAGTGTGCGTAtaaatgctttttcttgtttgctGTACCATCCGCCCCAAAAAAATTTTATGCTAGGCTAGTTGGTACACATTTACTGGAAAAGGAGTACACGAAGACgcgtaaagaagaaaaaaaatgccagaatatccacggagtgaattaggATGAATAAGGTGAAGCGTTCATCTTTCCGTCCATCCGTAGCTCCGTCCTTCAGCCTACCGCTTCATCAATCGTCACAGTTTACCGAATATATAGGTTTGACGGGAAAGGACTTTCGATATGATAAGTTTATCGAAAATAATGTCAATAAAAGACAACGAAAAACAACAAAGACCTTCTCAACAGATTGAAAACTGGTTGTTGAAAGCTCTCATACGAAGACGTCTTGCAAAAGAATGACTTGTAAAAGAAGAATGACTTGCAAAAAATAGTGATTTTATTTGCCCACATCACTCCTGTAATTTATCAAGTGACTCCTAAAGTCGACAGGACATCCGGTAGTCAAATTTCAGAAGTCACATAACATTCCAGCAAATATCAATTAAAGTCACTTTTTTATTAGGTACGTCAAATCCAAGTTGCTGTAAATAATCATTAACAATCATACTTTATTTCAAGGGTTCAGGCTTTTTGTTATTCATTGTATTTAGTGTTGGCAtgataacaaaaaaaagtggaaaaCATACCCCTGTTCAATGCCAGCACCTTTACAACTGCACATGAACAGTTCGAATTCGTATAGAGGAAGCTTTCAATGCTATACGGAAGCCGATCTGAAATGAGAATTGACTAAGACACTGTGGAACAGCCATCACAAGTGCACTCTCTAACATGCAGATATCTCGGTATGTTGCAATACTTGAAGTCAGTTTGCATAAAAATTCATTCTCAGTGATGTTATCTGTGTCCACTTTAGTTATAGTGTCGCGACCGCACCCGTGTACCGGCAGAAAACAACCAAAACGGCAGTGCCGAATCTCACAACCTATTGTCCCTTTCCACTCCTGCGCTACTAGAAATAGGCACATAGGTGAATTCTTGATCCGACACTTAGAAATATCTCTGCAAGCCCAAAGGTTGTTATGCAAGGAAGCAAGAAGTTAGTAATGCGATATTGCAAAAACACCGCTTTAGTATTATTTTTTTGCGGTTCGTTGAGAGAGCGTACTCAGCACTCTGCTGCCCCGTTGTATGTGGAGCATAAGTAGGAATAAACCCCTTTCGGACCTATTTCTGCATTTTCAGTTAGTAGATAGGAGGTATTAAAACAATGCAACTGCTTGATATAAAAATTTGTTGAGCTTCGAATTGCGAAACATCATAGCTTGACATCCACGAAATAAGGGCTGTGCAATATTTTAACATGAAGACGGCCTTAAGTCGACTGTGTGAAAATGTTTTAACATTTCTGGAagcaaccaagaaaaaaaaatattggcacaTTTGAACTAAACATCGCAAGTATTAAAATTGACTACGCAATCTTGAAGTTTTTAGATTTGTTAGATAACTAATTTTCAGAAGCGTAAGTTTTTACGATACCCGAAGTGGTGGTAATCATCCAGCTTGGGTCTCCCGTATGAAAGACTCCTCTAAGTGGAACGCCATACCTATGAATTGGAAAAATAAAAATTCGCTGTAATAAACATACATACGCAATTAGAATCAGATATTTCTTACCTTCGTCTGCCAAAGTAGAAGGTTCTGTtgtaagttatgaagcgttggtTCATAAGACGCTTTATATCAAACATGCAGCTCACATGCGCAGGGTTTGTGGTTTTTACCGTCCAAATACGTTCTGAGGTGTtctcaaactgaaaaaaaaaattgtacggGACCAAATAAAATGTCCGCGAAGTCTCTTCCAGTGTGAGGATTGCGTTGATGTGAAACATTTGGGCATTTGCAGCCTGCTAATTTTGCTTTTAGTCAAGCGTGACGAGGCGGATCGATGGCTTAGAGTGTTCAAATCTTTTTTCGACAAAGCGATAGATGGAGTTGTGGCACATAAACAAACTATTCTGCAAGTTTTAAGGGCCTCTCTTAACTACTTTTCTCTTCGATTCACAGAGTGGATGACGCATGTGTGATCAGTCATTAGTTAGGTCACGTGAAAGCCACCTCAACGGGACCACCAAAACACAAGTCTGGCTTTGAATTATTTGAAAGTTCAAATTTTCCTGATGCGTACAGTTGTCCATCACTACATCATGCTCCATACAGTACGTTTAATGCGTTCCACATGATAAGTATAGTTTGCCTGAAAAATGTACTGTCTTTTTTCGAACATGGGGTGATAACACGTTTTTTTAGCGTGAGGAATAATGCACGGTAAGCGATAAAAAAGCAATGCATTATGACGAACACTTATCAACAATTTAGTGCGAACATTGCTCAGACAAACCAAGTGATACTTTCAagaactgagaaaaaaaaacatcgtctcAGGAAATTTACCTGGAGAAAAACCAGGCATCCCCTATCAAAACTTAGAAAACTGTGCACATCTCAGCAAAACTATAGGCATGACCTCACGAAAGTAATCAAATTTTGACAAAACCAAGCACAATACTCCGCAATTGTGTAGCTCTTAGCCAGACCAAGCGTCGCCTAGGTCAAAGCGAAGCTGGTCACCCACGAGCTTCGCTGTGACACAGACTTGTACCTTTAGTGCGTACACCCTTTcaaatattttatttgcattgatTGCGATTTTCGACAAATAACGAGTGACTCTGACGCCAATATCGCTGTTTCTGCGAAACGAGTGCTAGCGCTATCACCTTAACGTTGCGCAATGGTGTATGCGAGGCTTCGAAAATGCAGAGGACTGAAGTGGTGAAAATTCCATTAAGCCTCTGAAACACAATACCAAAAGTTACAACAGCTATCGAGATTGCTAAAAATAGGAACCATAGTATTGAAGATTCTTTGGGtatggttttatttttttttgatgctTTGTATTGTTGCTTTCATGTTTGCGCAGTTTCAAGAATGATAGGGAAGGAAGAACCAACAAGCTATTTAAACACCGCTGTATTGAATGTTTTTATGTAATATCATTGCTCGCGAAGTTAAGCTGCAATAAAAGCCATGCCAGTTTGTGTTTTTTTATAGGACACGAAGACCCAAATACTTACATTTACGCCTGAAACTGCTCAAACGACTAATAATGAGTTGCATGGACCTAATAAATGCAGTGACTACTACTCTAGAGACATCAATCAGAATGATACTTCCGCAGAAGTTCTGATTTGTGCTGTGATCATTTGTGGCAGAACTATGTTACGTTGTGAACATTCATGATCTTCTAGTAACTAATATTAACTACCCTATGAAGTCCTACTGAAAAACAAAATATGGTCAATGAAGGAGAAAGTATGAGATACACACTTTACTAAGTATAGATATACATACTTACTAGCTTCATTTCAGATATGTTCACAGGGTGGGTCAATATAGCGCCCATTTGTTGCGTCACCTTGGCGAAAAAGAGGAGGTTTATGGCGACGAGAAGCTGTTTGGGCGCATTTCTCCAACTCATTATTCTTAGCATAGCTGTGCGCATCACGCCAACCTCGGCATGTGTCCCACCTGATGGGGCACCAGACCTAGACGCATCTGTTCCTCTGCGCAGTATTGAACAATTGCACGTCGTTGGAAACTATTGTAAGGCtaccttttgttttctcttttgtcATCGCGCATTAGATTCGCCGTAATGATTGATAAACACTGCACAAAAAGTTGCAAACTTTGAAGTAAATTTTTGTATGCCAACTTTTTCGCTTAACTAAGGGCCACATAGCACTCGAGAGCATTTTTTGGGGCTGCCTTTACTGGATGAACGGAGGCGGTGTTTTGGACGTATATCCAAAGCAGCTGTACTGGCACAACATATAAGTGACCACCATGAATGGGATGTTGTCATAAAATCATGTGGTAAGACAAGTTATGGAAAATCTTGATTTGCTGTAAATAGACTGCGTTTGTTCATAGGCGCTGTGTTTGGCCCGAATTTCTTACTTTTTATAAACATTAGACATGAACGAAGAGATACCCTGAAAAGTAGGAGTTATTAACGTAACGCCAGTAAGGAGTCAAGAGTGGTGGTTCAATAACAGCATCAAAATACAGCAATCGACATTCGGAGATTTGCCAGGCGGTAATACCGGCTGGCTTGCGTTGAAAGGGCTGGTTCCATATAGTTGGCTGTGCATAGTTGGCACTTGCGTCGTGCTGCTTGAACATGAAGAAGTACACTCGGATAGCACaattacccccgtattctagaacgtcccttcactcaaggctttaccttcacttgaaaaaagcGATAGGAGCGCCTACTATAAGCACGtcaagtcactgcatatctgcgataatctgctgcaattcttgagtagcacagcgtcattCTCCGCCGAGCAGTGGCGGAGTGTTCAACTCTGTCAagagaagggtgaaagtcgagttgaGAAGCGTTTCTGAATAAGGAGCTCAGAGCATAACACGAGCGTGTTGTGCACTCCCCCTGTTTTTTGTGTCTTTATTCATGTTGACGTGAGTGCTGGCTTGCGTTATGGTAGCCGTGAAATTaactaaagacgatagtctttcttggggaccttcgatgaaaaattttggtctgtctgtctgcacaccATTACCCTTACTGGGTACTCTGAACGGTGCCAGCCGTTACGCCAAACGgccgaccacatccgcagcgcccaccaatgtttctCGAGATTCAGCGATCATTTTTGTGCGATTGTGAATTGAAAATCAATTGTTGCGCATATGTGAGGCACCATAATCACACGTCAATagtatgtatgtgtgtctttttactagaaaaggcatacataagtaattctaaggactgtagcgcttaacacgctgcgctgacgatgctaCGCTttcacgaaaaggcgagtgtttccaatgctttgctaagacgacacggtggtggcacctaaccgtcgccttgcgctctacaccttatcacctcagagacgggcgtgcgcgTTTCGTTTTCCTAGATAACCGCCAAATAGCGCGCATGTCTCACGCTTGACGTGACTTGCGGCGTTCGTTTGCCTCCACTGCAcggtcgaggcactctaacgcagcgcctcatGAATGGAATACACCAATTTTCTTCACAtaatatcaaataaacgttttgttcaatctttccagacgcaaaactatccTCTTTCGATTACAATTgcagattaccatgcagataTGGGGCAAAATTTTATCTTGGTTTGGGGTTCAAAAAACCGCAAAATGATTATAATTTACACCGCAATAGAACATTCGACGTGTACTAACATCGCATAGTACATGGCTCCCTATCATTCTGTCTCTATAGAATTGTGACTGCCCCAGCCGGGATGAAGCTCGCCACTTTATGTTCATCTGCGGAGCACTGTAGCCACTGCTCCATGGAAGCGAACGTCAGCCGTAAAAAGTCGTGCGTCTGTTGGTGATTGGAATGTTCTTATAATGATAACACAAAGGAGTTACTGAAGTAGAGATGCTTAAAATTATTGATGGGAAAAGATTAACGTTAGGTCTCTTCATAGACTTCTCGAAGGCCTTTGATTCTATAAATCAAGAGACATAACTTCAAAAGTTAAAATGCTATTGTATTCGTGGTGTCTCCTAAATTTATTCGAAAGTTATTCGACTGACCGACACAAGTGTTTGTAAACAATGAAGGAACTATTCACACTAGCAAAAATAAGACATTGCGAACCACAGGGTAACATATTCGGCCCACTTttgattattattttttataaatGATATCACAAGGATAAACACATCAATAGAGTGTGTTATTTACGCAGATGATACgagttttttttctgaaatgaaCACTGGCAATATCATATCATCGAAAAATGATACATTAGGGAAGAATTACGCTTCGATAGTAAAACCTTTTTACGTATAAACTGTACTTAAAGTAAAGCTGTTATCTTCAGAGAAAAATTTACACCATGTACAATACATATTTCATTGTACCTAAGTAATTCAAAAATAGAATTCTCTCCCTCTGCAAAGACACAAAGGAGTTGTGTTTCACAAACATATGTACGAAAGCATCACACCGATTACATAAGGAGCAAGCTTTGTAGAGTAGTAGGAATTCTTAGGAAATGTCAACGCATATTACCAGAACAGGAAAAACTTATAAAATATATCATGCCCTATTTACTCCCCGCTTAATTTAGTTGGGGGAACCGGGACAAAAATCATTCCATAACTTGATCATATCACAAAAACCGCTATACGTGCAATTAGTATGAGGCAACAATTATTGGCATGTCGTGTGAAGCGCAATAAATGCGGTTGATGCAGAACGCCAAACCAGCTCCCGACCCGTCAAATAACAAAACAGATCgtttccgcgaaggcgaacgcggggGACCTGCGCACGGGAATAAAGGACACTCCTTTGCTCAAACGGTTCACGAGCGGCGCCGTCAATGTCTTCCCCGTTTTGGACTATAAGGGGAAGACTTACTCGGACGAGTGcctggcaagaagcaggccaggcgCCGCCGTCTTAGTTTAAGCCactgttggcatgcacgcgtgccaaTGAGAATGTCGCGGGGACGCATCCATAGGGCTGATAGAGACATAGTGGCTGCATGGAGACGAGTATATCCTCCCACGCTATACGTCGTTACCGAGTGTTATTAAGATGTGGGGGCGCCCCGCTGTCGCATGGACACCTGGTCAGCGCACAGGGCCAGACGGTGTATTCTCCGCGCTTACagaggcttctacgaagcgacGTTAATGAAAAAGTTGATGGAGcccgagcgtgagaacggctccGACAGAGGTCCGCCGATACTTGGAACGGAGGCGTATGAAGTCCTCGAAAATTTGGTTGAACCATCCGTCCTTAGTGAGAATACTTTTCATGAAGTCATGGTTCTGCTGAGAAATCATTACATCCCCCCGAAATAATTTATAGCTGAGAGGTGAACATTCAATGGCATGGTGAAGCTTTCATGAGCATGAAAGTCTAGAAGATTTTATCCCTGAGATAAAACATTTGTCTCGAAAATGTCATCCTTTCTCAAAGACGTCATGCCGTGACAGGCTTGTGGTAGGAGTTCAGAGCGAAAACATTCAAACGGCTCAATTCACAGAAGGAAACCTGCGCTTTGAAAACGCTTCCGAAATCGCGCTTGCGCGGGAGCCATAGCAGCCAAGCAAACAGCAATAGTGCAAGCGGGATGTACAAACGCAGATGCAAATGCCGTCAAATCTGAAGTGAATCCACCTGCATGCAAAAACGACTACATTAGTGCAACAAAATTAGAAAAGAAACAACGAGTGCAGTTGTTGCGGTAAGGCGCATAACTTCGACAACTGCTGGTACAATAACTATATATGCAACCACTCCTCTCAAATAAGTCACTTACAGAGAATGTGCTCAAGAACTGCTCGACCCAAAAAAACGCACATTGTGTCAGAATCATCTCGTGAAGATGAGCTCAGGATGCACGCATGCCACAATTTATCTGGTAAGAACAAAGGCTACATAGTTACAATgaccaaagaaagaaagagcattTTAGTGCA encodes:
- the LOC142771385 gene encoding uncharacterized protein LOC142771385 gives rise to the protein MRTAMLRIMSWRNAPKQLLVAINLLFFAKVTQQMGAILTHPVNISEMKLFENTSERIWTVKTTNPAHVSCMFDIKRLMNQRFITYNRTFYFGRRRYGVPLRGVFHTGDPSWMITTTSDRLPYSIESFLYTNSNCSCAVVKVLALNRERIVYYDLRVRNSSVEFNIDLGCKRQFHWFAGLGKSIYTSKCQRVLYVEK